A stretch of Gymnodinialimonas phycosphaerae DNA encodes these proteins:
- the cysS gene encoding cysteine--tRNA ligase, producing MVDIRLKNSKTRRVEVLDPIVPGKVSMYVCGPTVYDRAHIGNARSAVVFDQLFRLLRHVYGKDNVTFVRNFTDVDDKINARAAEEGREIADLTAETALWYLDDTRALGVLDPTHMPRATGYIAEMVAFIEDLIAKGFAYARDGHVLFRVRSFEDYGKLSGRSVDDMIAGARVEVAPYKEDPMDFVLWKPSADDIPGWESPWGRGRPGWHIECSAMAHAILGEQFDIHGGGADLMFPHHENEVAQSCAAGHKFANIWMHNEMLQVEGKKMSKSLGNFFTVRDLLDSGVPGEVIRMVFLGTHYGKPMDWTEKKRAEAEKTLRKWYGLAEAGDAVPKAVVAALADDLNTHQALAEMHKLDGAELGASLSVMGLWSGAVPEWAQEDGVDLSAFVECLSDAREKAMQSKDFSVVDALKTALTAAGIEVRMSKEGVELLPGPDFDPSKLEGL from the coding sequence ATGGTCGATATCCGCCTGAAAAACTCCAAGACCCGCCGTGTAGAGGTGCTGGACCCAATCGTGCCCGGGAAGGTCTCGATGTATGTCTGCGGGCCCACGGTCTATGACCGCGCTCACATCGGCAACGCGCGCTCGGCGGTGGTGTTCGACCAGTTGTTTCGCCTGCTGCGCCATGTCTATGGCAAGGACAACGTCACCTTCGTGCGCAATTTCACCGACGTGGACGACAAGATCAACGCCCGCGCGGCCGAGGAGGGGCGCGAGATCGCGGATCTGACCGCCGAGACGGCGCTATGGTATCTGGACGACACGCGCGCTTTGGGCGTGCTTGACCCGACGCATATGCCGCGCGCGACGGGCTACATCGCTGAAATGGTTGCCTTTATCGAGGATCTGATCGCCAAGGGCTTCGCCTATGCCCGCGACGGCCATGTTCTGTTTCGGGTGCGCTCGTTCGAGGATTACGGCAAGCTCTCGGGCCGCTCGGTCGATGACATGATCGCGGGCGCGCGCGTCGAAGTGGCCCCTTACAAAGAGGACCCGATGGATTTCGTGCTGTGGAAGCCGTCGGCCGATGACATTCCGGGGTGGGAGAGTCCATGGGGCAGGGGCCGCCCCGGCTGGCACATCGAATGCTCCGCCATGGCCCACGCGATCTTGGGAGAGCAATTCGACATCCACGGCGGCGGCGCAGACCTGATGTTCCCGCACCACGAAAACGAGGTCGCGCAGTCCTGCGCGGCAGGCCACAAGTTCGCGAACATCTGGATGCACAACGAGATGTTGCAGGTCGAGGGCAAGAAGATGTCCAAGAGCCTTGGCAACTTCTTCACCGTGCGCGATTTGTTGGACAGTGGTGTGCCGGGCGAGGTGATCCGCATGGTCTTCCTTGGTACTCACTACGGCAAGCCGATGGACTGGACCGAGAAGAAGCGGGCAGAGGCCGAGAAGACGCTGCGCAAGTGGTATGGGCTGGCAGAGGCCGGAGACGCGGTGCCCAAGGCAGTTGTCGCCGCCCTTGCCGATGACCTCAACACCCATCAGGCCTTGGCCGAGATGCACAAACTTGACGGCGCCGAACTTGGAGCGTCGCTGTCGGTGATGGGCCTGTGGAGCGGCGCGGTGCCGGAGTGGGCGCAAGAGGATGGGGTGGATCTATCTGCCTTTGTCGAATGTCTTTCGGACGCGCGGGAGAAAGCGATGCAAAGCAAAGATTTCTCCGTCGTGGATGCGCTCAAGACGGCCCTCACTGCCGCTGGCATCGAAGTCCGCATGTCCAAAGAGGGCGTAGAGCTCCTACCCGGCCCCGATTTCGACCCCTCCAAACTGGAGGGCCTCTAA
- the cimA gene encoding citramalate synthase, with amino-acid sequence MTKTRLHLYDTTLRDGQQTQGVQFSTPEKIRIANALDALGLDYIEGGWPGANPTDSAFFDDAPATQARMTAFGMTKRAGRSAENDDVLAAVLNANTGTVCLVGKSHDFHVTEALGITLPENVENIRASIAHLVAQGREALFDAEHFFDGYKANPDYALECVHAAHTAGARWVVLCDTNGGTLPSEIADITAKVIASGIPGTHVGIHTHNDTETAVAGSLAAVEAGARQIQGTLNGLGERCGNANLTTLIPTLLLKEPYKSRYTTGIAVEKLLGLTRLSRMLDDILNRVPQRQAPYVGASAFAHKAGLHASAIVKNPTTYEHIDPETVGNTRIIPMSNQAGQSNLRKRLAEAGLSVEKSDPALAQILDTIKEREDQGYSFDTAQASFELLARRALGLLPEYFEVKRYKVTIERRKNKYNQMVSLSEAMVVVKVGGEKKLSVSESMDATGSDRGPVNALAKALAKDLGPYQGLIEDIHLVDFKVRITQGGTEAVTRVIIDSEDSNGRRWSTVGVSPNIVDASFEALLDAVTWKLVHEGAEVQ; translated from the coding sequence ATGACCAAAACCCGCCTCCACCTTTACGACACCACCCTGCGCGACGGTCAGCAGACGCAAGGCGTGCAATTCTCCACCCCCGAGAAGATCCGCATCGCAAACGCCCTCGATGCCCTCGGCCTCGATTATATCGAAGGCGGCTGGCCCGGCGCGAACCCCACGGATTCCGCCTTCTTCGATGACGCTCCCGCCACGCAAGCCAGGATGACTGCCTTCGGCATGACCAAACGGGCAGGGCGCTCGGCCGAAAATGACGACGTTCTGGCCGCCGTCCTGAACGCGAACACCGGGACCGTCTGCCTCGTCGGCAAGTCCCACGATTTCCACGTGACCGAGGCCCTTGGCATCACCTTGCCCGAGAATGTCGAGAATATCCGCGCCTCCATCGCGCACCTGGTGGCGCAGGGTCGCGAGGCGCTGTTCGACGCCGAGCATTTCTTTGACGGCTACAAGGCCAATCCCGATTACGCGCTCGAATGCGTCCATGCCGCCCACACTGCGGGCGCGCGCTGGGTTGTTCTGTGCGACACCAACGGCGGCACATTGCCCTCGGAAATCGCTGACATCACCGCTAAAGTCATCGCCTCCGGCATCCCCGGCACGCACGTCGGCATCCACACCCACAACGATACGGAAACCGCCGTGGCCGGTAGCCTTGCAGCGGTGGAGGCCGGCGCGCGCCAGATCCAAGGCACGCTGAATGGCCTGGGGGAGCGGTGCGGTAACGCCAACCTCACCACGCTGATCCCGACGCTGCTGCTCAAGGAGCCCTACAAAAGCCGCTACACGACCGGAATCGCCGTCGAGAAGCTATTGGGTCTCACCCGGCTTTCGCGGATGCTCGACGACATTCTCAACCGTGTGCCCCAGCGCCAGGCCCCCTACGTCGGCGCCAGCGCCTTCGCCCACAAGGCGGGTCTGCACGCCAGTGCCATCGTCAAGAACCCCACCACCTACGAGCATATCGACCCCGAAACGGTCGGCAACACCCGCATCATCCCGATGTCCAACCAAGCGGGCCAATCGAACCTGCGCAAACGGCTGGCCGAGGCGGGGCTATCGGTCGAAAAGAGCGACCCGGCGCTGGCGCAAATTCTTGATACGATCAAGGAACGCGAAGATCAGGGATACAGCTTCGACACGGCTCAGGCCTCTTTCGAGCTGTTGGCCCGCCGTGCCCTTGGCCTCTTGCCCGAGTACTTCGAGGTCAAGCGCTACAAGGTCACGATCGAGCGGCGCAAGAACAAGTACAACCAGATGGTCAGCCTGTCCGAGGCGATGGTCGTCGTGAAGGTCGGCGGCGAAAAGAAGCTGTCGGTCAGTGAAAGCATGGATGCGACGGGCAGCGACCGGGGGCCGGTGAACGCATTGGCCAAGGCGCTGGCAAAGGATCTGGGGCCCTATCAGGGGTTGATCGAAGATATCCATCTGGTCGACTTCAAGGTGCGCATCACCCAGGGCGGGACCGAGGCCGTGACCCGCGTGATCATCGACAGCGAAGACAGCAATGGGCGGCGCTGGTCGACCGTGGGCGTGTCGCCCAACATCGTGGATGCCAGTTTCGAAGCACTGCTGGATGCGGTGACATGGAAGCTGGTCCATGAGGGGGCAGAGGTTCAATGA
- a CDS encoding class I SAM-dependent methyltransferase, which yields MSTWDRESFFTIHADLPREGPGETADVAWAAEVADLVPGARICDAGSGPGGDIGALLRAAKDAHVTAIDAHAPFIDAAKARWGADGRVDLVAGDYTGITGPFDFIWSAGAVYFHGIAELLPLWRPALAEGGAIAFSEPCVFTDGPPSDVVKALWEDYPRLTDAQGIAAQVRLAGYETLATRKLSDVAWESYYRPMEARIAELRRTADTRMHAALDEAEAEIAAWRANRTETGYLLSVVRPL from the coding sequence ATGAGCACTTGGGACCGCGAAAGCTTCTTTACCATCCACGCCGACCTGCCCCGCGAAGGGCCGGGGGAGACGGCGGATGTGGCTTGGGCGGCGGAGGTTGCTGACCTCGTGCCGGGCGCGCGCATCTGCGATGCAGGCTCGGGGCCGGGGGGCGATATCGGCGCGTTGCTGCGCGCCGCCAAGGACGCCCATGTGACGGCGATTGATGCCCACGCCCCGTTCATTGACGCGGCGAAGGCGCGCTGGGGCGCGGATGGGCGGGTTGATCTGGTCGCGGGCGATTACACCGGGATCACCGGCCCGTTTGATTTCATCTGGTCCGCAGGCGCGGTCTATTTCCATGGCATCGCAGAGCTTCTGCCGCTCTGGCGTCCGGCCTTGGCCGAAGGGGGCGCGATTGCCTTCTCGGAGCCGTGCGTGTTCACCGATGGGCCGCCCTCGGATGTGGTGAAGGCCCTTTGGGAAGACTACCCGCGCCTGACCGATGCGCAGGGCATCGCCGCGCAGGTGCGCCTGGCGGGGTACGAGACGCTGGCCACGCGCAAGCTGTCGGATGTAGCGTGGGAAAGCTATTATCGTCCGATGGAGGCACGGATCGCAGAGCTGCGCCGCACGGCCGACACCCGCATGCACGCCGCCCTGGACGAGGCCGAAGCCGAGATCGCCGCCTGGCGCGCCAACCGCACCGAAACGGGCTATCTTCTGTCCGTGGTGAGGCCGCTGTGA